Genomic segment of Bifidobacterium lemurum:
GGGATTCGCGGTTGCCGTAGCGCTGGGCGAGGCGTTCGAGCACGGTGAGTACGAATTCCACCTCTTCGGGCAGTTGCGCCCACTTGCACACGCCGGAGATGCCGCCGTTGTCGAATCCGTTCTGGCTCATCGGTGCGGTGTGCAGGTCGATGAGGATGGTCAGACCGTACTTCTCGGCCCAGTTGAAGGCCTTGTCGAGCTCTTCGATGCAGCCGATGAAGGGCGCGCGGTCGCCGAAGATGAAGTACGGCACGGGGATGCGCACCGAGTCGAGTCCCCAGGACTTGATGGTGGCGAAGTCGCGTTCGTTGATGTATTCCGCGCGGTGGGTCTTGATGCGGGCCTCATAGACCTCCGGCGAGAGCTGGGTAGGCAGATAGTATTCGTCATCCGCGGTGGTGCCGTCGAACAGAGCCGGGTTCATCCACTTCTCGAGGACGAGCCAGTTGCCGAGGTTCACGCCGTTGATGTACTTGATGTCCATGTGCACTCCTTCGTACTCGTGTGACCACTTTTCTATTATCTAGTAATCACTTAGTTATATGATAATACATTCTTAAGAAAGCGCAACTTCGCCTGCGGGAGCGTCGTGTCGAATCAGCCCTTGGACTCCTCCATCCGCAGACGCTCCTCCGGGGAGATCCACTCGCCGCCGGCCGCCTCCACCGCGGCCTTCTGCGAGGCGACGATCTTCTCCTGATCGGCCTTCACATGCTTCTCAACCCCGAGGAAAACCATCAGCACCGCGATGATCGCATAACAGACGATCTCTCCACCGAGATAGGTGCCGGTGAGCACGGCCTGCACCGCTCCGCTTTGCTCGGCGAGCGAGGCGTCGTACCCCCCGGCGACGAGCAACGCGTTGATGATGCCGTTGCCGAGGCCCGTCATGCCGACCATAATCGAGCCGTACACCGACATGGTGAACCCATCCGAACGGAAGCCGTTCTTGGCCTCCAAATGGTCGAGCACATCGGAAAGCAGAGCGAGCGTGACGTACATGGCGGGAATCGAACCGATGCCTTTGAGCACCACGCCCGCGCACACGATGGTGAGGTTGTGCACGTCAAGGAAGCTCACCGACCCACCGATCACGGAGATGACGAGACCCGCGACGATGGCGTTACGTTTGCCGAGTTTGCTGGCGATCGGCCACGCGATCAGCATGCCGACGGCCGTGGGCACACCGCCGATCAGACCGAGCAGGCTCATCACGGTGCCGGCGGAGGCCTCATCGGTCACACCGTCGAACATCCAGCGCGAATAGTAGCTCATCGAACCGTTCTTGAGCATGCCGGAGAACTGGAAGAACACGAAGTACAGGATGATCAACCACCAATACGGCTCGCTCACGCAGCTGGCGATCTGCTTGCCCAACGGCACCTTTTGCTCGACGATACCGAGCTTGAGGTTCTCCTCGGTAATGCGTTCACGGGTGAAGTAGTACTCGATCAGAATGCCGACAACAGTGACCACGCACAGGGCGATCATCAGAATACGCCAATGGTTGTAGCTGGCGACGGTGTCGATCGACCCGTCGGTTTCCACGAACAGCCAGCTTTGCAGCAGCATCGGCACCAGAATGCTCGCGCCCACGCCCACGGCGGCCACCATCGATGCGTTGGAGAAGGTGCCGAGAAGACCACGCTGCTTGGAATCACGGGTGGAGAGCGCCACAAAAGAACTGTGCGAGGCGTAGAACAACGGGTAGGCGACCGCGTAGTAGATGTTGTAGCTCAGCGCGATCCACACCATCTGCACGACGGGGCTCGCCGTGTATGGGTCGGACAGCAGGAAAACGATCGCCACCAGCAGCAGCGGGGCAGAAATCAGCAGATACGGGCGGGCCTTGCCCTGGGAGGTGCGCGTGTTGTCGATAAGGCGGCCGACCCACAGGTTGCCGACGATGACGAACACCACGGAGACCATGGGCAGCAGGCCGGAGAAGACGCCAAAGCGCTGGGCGTCGGTCCAGCCGAGCACGTCGGAGTAGTAACGGTTGAGGTAGGAGCCGAAAATCGCGTTGGAGATGAAGGCCAGGAACGGGCCGACGAGATAGCCCAACACGGCTTCGGGAATCTTCACGTCCGCGGACGTGACGCGCGTCGCGACAAGAGGCGAGTCGAAGAAGCGCTGCAGTTTGGAGGTCATGATCGCAAAGTCCTATGTTTCAGAGGGAATTGAGGAGGCCATACGGCCCGCCGCCAGGAAAGAGGAATGAAACCGGAGGCGGGCCATATGACCACGAGGGGAATCGGTCAGGCCGTCACCGGCTGGACGACCGTTTCCGCGGATGCTGGTGCGACGCGGTTGAAGAATCCCGCCGCACATACCGCGACGACCGCAAGCAGGTAGCAAGCGATACCCGCGAACGCCGTGTACAGGGCCTGATGCGCGGCGACGTTTCCGGCTTCCAGCGAGGATCCGAGAATCAGGGCCACGGATTCGGCACGAGCGGCGATGTACTGCACCATCGTGACGATGCCAAGCACGCCCGCGATCGGATAGATTGCATCGATCCACTGCCGGTTGCCCATAACCGCTTCCAGTACGATAGGTGCGGCGATGAACACAACGGTCACCACACCGAGCACCGGCACGAGCAACGCGAAGTCACCGTAATAGCTTCCGGTCGCATTGATGACGTAGACCACGGTCCCTGCCAAGGCGAACAGCGCGGACAGTGCCAGCAGGATGTTTCCCACGCCGATTTTCTTCTTGCTCATCGTTCGATTTCCTTTCCGCTCTTGCGCAGCGCGCGAGCATACATCGTCAGGGACAGCACCGTCAGCGCCAGCGCGGCCGCAATGAACGCCGCGTAGCTCCAACGCCACCATGTCATATTCGTCACCACACGAGAGGTGCTGTTCAGGCCGTTCATGGCGTTCGAATTCGCGAGGGCGTAGAACAGGTACTTCGTGTTGTCTCGGAGGGCCTGCACGAACTGACGATCGCCGCTGACGCCCTCCACGGTCATGTACTGCCAGGAACCGGAGCTGCCGATCTGGCTGTCGGAGCTGATGCCCATCAGCGTGGTGCCGCCGATGACGGATTCCTTGGCGGACATGTAATCCGTGACGTCCTTCATCGAGAACACGATATCGGTCATCAGGAAGCCCTGATATCCCCATTCTCCGCGCAGGATGTTCTGCATCAGGCCGACATGTCCGGACGAGTAGGTGACGCCGACGCGGTTCATGGAGGTCATCAGGCCGTTCATG
This window contains:
- a CDS encoding MFS transporter, encoding MTSKLQRFFDSPLVATRVTSADVKIPEAVLGYLVGPFLAFISNAIFGSYLNRYYSDVLGWTDAQRFGVFSGLLPMVSVVFVIVGNLWVGRLIDNTRTSQGKARPYLLISAPLLLVAIVFLLSDPYTASPVVQMVWIALSYNIYYAVAYPLFYASHSSFVALSTRDSKQRGLLGTFSNASMVAAVGVGASILVPMLLQSWLFVETDGSIDTVASYNHWRILMIALCVVTVVGILIEYYFTRERITEENLKLGIVEQKVPLGKQIASCVSEPYWWLIILYFVFFQFSGMLKNGSMSYYSRWMFDGVTDEASAGTVMSLLGLIGGVPTAVGMLIAWPIASKLGKRNAIVAGLVISVIGGSVSFLDVHNLTIVCAGVVLKGIGSIPAMYVTLALLSDVLDHLEAKNGFRSDGFTMSVYGSIMVGMTGLGNGIINALLVAGGYDASLAEQSGAVQAVLTGTYLGGEIVCYAIIAVLMVFLGVEKHVKADQEKIVASQKAAVEAAGGEWISPEERLRMEESKG